A section of the Streptomyces sp. NBC_01591 genome encodes:
- a CDS encoding carbohydrate ABC transporter permease, translating into MKKRTGRAPTGPGRRRQRAGMLMVAPALLHASLWIGLPVVASVVLAFTKYDVLTAPQFVGLDNFRDMLDDAVFRKSIVNTVVYTFFTVPFGMMLGLLVALALHTGLKARGIFRTAVFIPQVTATVAIALVWLWIYNPGNGLLNTLLSFLGIQGPAWLSSTSWAMPSVILVGIWQGIGMKMLIYLAALQSLPKELYEAASVDGASKVRQFFSITLPLLKPATFFVLITSMISAFQSFDQIYILTDGGPGNSTTMMTFEIYKSAFREFRIGYASAQSLVLFVLLMGFTLVNRRIMGGTRGHN; encoded by the coding sequence GTGAAGAAACGCACCGGCCGGGCACCCACCGGCCCGGGGCGCCGCAGGCAACGCGCCGGCATGCTGATGGTGGCGCCCGCGCTGCTGCATGCCTCGCTCTGGATCGGCCTGCCTGTCGTCGCGTCGGTGGTTCTGGCCTTCACGAAGTACGACGTGCTGACGGCGCCGCAGTTCGTGGGCCTGGACAACTTCCGGGACATGCTGGACGACGCAGTGTTCCGCAAGTCCATCGTCAACACCGTCGTCTACACCTTCTTCACCGTGCCGTTCGGCATGATGCTGGGGCTGCTCGTGGCCCTGGCGCTGCACACCGGGCTGAAGGCACGAGGCATCTTCCGTACCGCGGTCTTCATTCCCCAGGTGACGGCGACCGTCGCGATCGCCCTGGTCTGGCTGTGGATCTACAACCCGGGCAACGGGCTGCTGAACACGCTCCTGTCGTTCCTCGGGATCCAAGGCCCGGCCTGGCTGTCGTCGACATCGTGGGCGATGCCGTCGGTGATCCTGGTCGGCATCTGGCAGGGCATCGGCATGAAGATGCTCATCTACTTGGCCGCGCTGCAGTCCCTGCCGAAGGAACTGTACGAGGCGGCTTCGGTGGACGGCGCGTCCAAGGTGCGCCAGTTCTTCTCGATCACTCTGCCGCTGCTGAAACCCGCGACGTTCTTCGTCCTCATCACGTCGATGATCAGCGCGTTCCAGTCCTTCGACCAGATCTACATCCTGACCGACGGCGGCCCGGGCAACAGCACCACGATGATGACGTTCGAGATCTACAAGTCCGCCTTCCGGGAGTTCCGCATCGGCTACGCCTCCGCGCAGTCACTGGTGCTGTTCGTGCTGCTGATGGGCTTCACCCTGGTCAACCGGCGGATCATGGGAGGCACCCGTGGCCACAACTGA
- a CDS encoding right-handed parallel beta-helix repeat-containing protein translates to MSRVLRTTLVAALAAGAPLAFPPTSVAAEAATAYYVSPSGSDSNAGTSAGAPLATIQKAVDLAPTGAVVNLAAGTYKQDVVTKRAGVTITGPSNAVVKGAGDARIIQVQHDSTTLSGFTVDGLHGSSTDVSGYRLKLVYVMSTTPGNGVGDLRITGMTLKNAADECLRVRYLVTGADISDNTITNCGVADFKFGGGGKNGEGIYLGTAPEQQGANGAPDAAPDISKNNRIHHNTIATQGNECVDVKENSTNNYVEYNDCSGQKDSSSGGLDARGSGNIFRYNTIHGNVGAGIRLGGDTATDGINTSIYGNTITGNAGGGIKFMRTPQGPVCTNTMSGNTGGDAVGTYGSEYNPTGACPQ, encoded by the coding sequence ATGAGCCGTGTACTACGCACCACACTCGTCGCGGCGCTCGCCGCGGGCGCCCCGCTGGCCTTCCCCCCGACTTCGGTGGCCGCCGAGGCTGCCACCGCGTACTACGTGTCGCCGTCCGGCAGCGACTCCAACGCCGGTACGTCGGCCGGCGCCCCGCTCGCCACGATCCAGAAGGCGGTCGACCTGGCGCCGACGGGCGCGGTGGTGAACCTCGCCGCCGGTACGTACAAGCAGGACGTCGTGACCAAGCGCGCCGGAGTCACCATCACCGGCCCGTCGAACGCCGTGGTGAAGGGGGCCGGCGACGCCCGGATCATCCAGGTGCAGCACGACTCGACGACGCTCAGCGGTTTCACCGTGGACGGGCTGCACGGGTCGTCCACCGATGTGTCGGGGTACCGCCTCAAGCTCGTCTATGTCATGAGCACGACTCCCGGTAACGGTGTGGGCGACCTGCGCATCACCGGGATGACGCTGAAGAACGCCGCCGACGAGTGCCTGCGGGTGCGCTATCTGGTGACCGGCGCCGACATCTCCGACAACACGATCACCAACTGCGGGGTCGCCGACTTCAAGTTCGGCGGCGGCGGCAAGAACGGCGAGGGCATCTACCTCGGCACGGCCCCCGAGCAGCAGGGGGCGAACGGCGCCCCGGACGCGGCGCCCGACATCAGCAAGAACAACCGCATCCATCACAACACCATCGCCACGCAGGGCAACGAGTGCGTCGATGTGAAGGAGAACTCGACCAACAACTACGTCGAGTACAACGACTGCAGCGGCCAGAAGGACTCCAGCTCCGGCGGCCTGGACGCACGCGGCAGCGGCAACATCTTCCGCTACAACACCATTCACGGCAACGTCGGCGCGGGCATCCGGCTCGGCGGTGACACCGCGACCGATGGCATCAACACCAGTATTTACGGCAACACCATCACCGGGAACGCGGGCGGTGGCATCAAGTTCATGCGCACCCCGCAAGGTCCGGTGTGCACCAACACCATGAGCGGCAACACCGGTGGCGACGCGGTCGGCACCTACGGCAGCGAGTACAACCCGACGGGTGCGTGCCCCCAGTGA
- a CDS encoding ABC transporter substrate-binding protein: protein MELKRRSLLAAIGAGTAAAALSACGTGTSAGGSADGPAEGEITLLTPIYEGADGKTLLEKEILGGFRKKYPDVKVNVDYTTYDQLNEKITTGLAGGLLPDVLMMGVGWIPPFAAKKAIAELPEKFATAHDYEKRVLEPSRYDGKLYALPVVLDTRIVVYRKDHFAEAGIKKTPANWAELRAVAKQLTKDGRFGFDPFSIHLRQCWETFLFANGGQLFSADGKKVLFTDARGVEALQFFKDLIKDGSADYAKKTDLGAPTNVQTGKASMMMTSSALWKQVGEQNPELLKDDKLGAFILANRKPAMLQGGTLVTQSASSKHPAAARALVEYLATPESILGAAKQRGSVPGLKDLSDSSYVKENKFVDLSLQSMGDACSEGGTAAWMEIREKIKPTLEPAIVGSQSAKDAIAELGRLAEAAIGRM from the coding sequence ATGGAACTCAAAAGACGGTCGCTGCTTGCTGCCATCGGCGCCGGCACCGCTGCCGCCGCCCTCAGTGCGTGCGGCACCGGCACTTCGGCGGGCGGTTCCGCCGACGGCCCCGCCGAGGGTGAGATCACTCTGCTCACCCCGATCTACGAAGGCGCCGACGGCAAGACGCTGTTGGAGAAGGAGATACTCGGCGGGTTCCGGAAGAAGTATCCGGACGTCAAGGTGAACGTGGACTACACCACGTACGACCAGCTCAACGAGAAGATCACCACAGGGCTCGCAGGCGGTCTGCTGCCCGACGTGCTGATGATGGGCGTGGGCTGGATCCCGCCGTTCGCCGCGAAGAAGGCGATCGCCGAGCTGCCGGAGAAGTTCGCCACCGCGCACGACTACGAGAAGCGGGTCCTGGAGCCGTCCCGGTACGACGGCAAGCTGTACGCGCTGCCGGTCGTCCTCGACACCCGCATCGTCGTCTACCGCAAGGACCACTTCGCCGAGGCCGGCATCAAGAAGACCCCGGCGAACTGGGCCGAACTACGCGCCGTGGCCAAGCAGCTGACCAAGGACGGCCGGTTCGGATTCGACCCGTTCTCCATCCATCTGCGCCAGTGCTGGGAGACCTTCCTCTTCGCCAACGGCGGCCAGCTGTTCAGCGCGGACGGCAAGAAGGTGCTGTTCACCGACGCCCGCGGGGTCGAGGCGCTGCAGTTCTTCAAGGACCTGATCAAGGACGGCTCCGCCGACTACGCCAAGAAGACGGACCTCGGGGCCCCGACCAACGTACAGACCGGCAAGGCGTCGATGATGATGACGAGCAGTGCCCTGTGGAAGCAGGTCGGGGAACAGAATCCGGAACTCCTCAAGGACGACAAGCTCGGGGCGTTCATCCTCGCCAACCGCAAGCCCGCGATGCTCCAGGGCGGCACGCTCGTCACCCAGTCCGCCAGTTCCAAGCACCCGGCAGCGGCCCGTGCGCTCGTCGAGTACCTCGCGACGCCCGAGTCCATCCTCGGTGCGGCCAAGCAGCGAGGATCGGTGCCCGGGCTGAAGGATCTCAGCGACTCCAGCTATGTGAAGGAGAACAAGTTCGTCGATCTCTCCCTGCAGAGCATGGGTGACGCGTGTTCGGAGGGCGGCACCGCTGCCTGGATGGAGATCCGCGAAAAGATCAAGCCCACGCTGGAGCCCGCCATCGTGGGCAGCCAGTCCGCGAAGGACGCCATCGCGGAACTCGGCCGGCTCGCCGAGGCCGCCATCGGCCGGATGTAA
- a CDS encoding DUF624 domain-containing protein, which produces MQATLSSGWPTLLRRLEFVAYPAAAGAAFTVLSLGVVTWLPALAAMGHALQRWRAEGDSRCFTNTFAAFPQYWRSLWRHSLASTAAGIVLAANIVHLLSRSEPWTFVLLAAQVGIAAALVIHHVALAAEAGRSPHGTVRTWSRGALALGFGSAARGTALLGAVISAALLSLVVPLGPLLLGPSIPVLLALSFADPRRHTS; this is translated from the coding sequence ATGCAGGCAACCCTCTCGTCCGGCTGGCCGACGCTGCTGCGGCGGCTGGAGTTCGTGGCCTACCCGGCGGCCGCCGGGGCCGCCTTCACCGTGCTGTCGCTCGGTGTCGTGACCTGGCTTCCCGCGCTCGCCGCGATGGGGCATGCCCTGCAGCGGTGGCGGGCGGAGGGAGACAGCCGCTGCTTCACCAACACGTTCGCCGCCTTCCCGCAGTATTGGCGGTCCCTGTGGCGCCACTCCCTGGCGTCCACCGCGGCGGGGATCGTCCTGGCCGCCAACATCGTCCATCTGCTGAGCCGTTCGGAGCCGTGGACGTTCGTGCTGCTCGCCGCGCAGGTGGGCATCGCGGCCGCGCTCGTCATCCATCATGTGGCGCTCGCGGCCGAAGCAGGCCGGTCCCCGCACGGAACGGTCCGCACCTGGTCGCGCGGTGCGCTGGCCCTCGGCTTCGGGTCGGCGGCCCGTGGCACCGCACTGCTCGGCGCGGTGATCTCCGCCGCGCTGCTCTCCCTCGTCGTACCGCTGGGTCCCCTGCTCCTCGGCCCCAGCATCCCCGTACTGCTCGCTCTGTCCTTCGCAGACCCCAGGAGGCACACCTCATGA
- a CDS encoding SDR family NAD(P)-dependent oxidoreductase codes for MSADLNGSRALVTGAGHGIGRAIAVALAEAGADVAVHYHSSADEAAKTVSAIEALGRRAKAFKADVTVTGDVDRLVDEATGFLGGLDVLVCNAGHLIGRATIAEMSDDHFDQVLSTNLTSTFRTVRAALPHLKQSSAGRIITMSSLAAHNGGGPGSVAYAAAKAGVRGFTKGLAKELGGTGITVNTVAPGFIKGTAFHDTFTAPEAQQAMEAGIPVGRAGTPEDVAAAVVHLASPSSGFLTATTVDIDGGVWPR; via the coding sequence ATGTCTGCTGATCTCAACGGCTCCCGCGCACTGGTGACAGGGGCGGGCCACGGAATCGGCCGTGCCATCGCCGTCGCGCTCGCCGAGGCCGGCGCCGACGTCGCCGTCCACTACCACTCCTCCGCCGACGAGGCCGCGAAGACGGTCTCCGCGATCGAGGCGCTGGGCCGCCGGGCGAAGGCGTTCAAGGCCGATGTCACGGTGACCGGCGACGTGGACCGGCTCGTCGACGAGGCGACCGGCTTCCTCGGCGGCCTGGACGTCCTGGTCTGCAACGCGGGTCATCTGATCGGCCGGGCCACCATCGCCGAGATGTCCGACGACCACTTCGACCAGGTCCTCTCCACCAATCTGACGTCCACGTTCCGCACCGTGCGCGCCGCGCTGCCGCACCTGAAGCAGTCGTCGGCAGGCCGCATCATCACGATGTCCTCGCTGGCCGCGCACAACGGCGGCGGCCCCGGCTCGGTGGCCTACGCGGCGGCCAAGGCCGGTGTGCGCGGTTTCACCAAGGGTCTGGCCAAGGAGCTCGGCGGTACGGGCATCACCGTCAACACCGTCGCTCCCGGCTTCATCAAGGGCACCGCCTTCCACGACACGTTCACCGCGCCCGAGGCGCAGCAGGCGATGGAAGCGGGCATCCCCGTCGGCCGGGCCGGCACCCCCGAGGACGTCGCCGCCGCGGTCGTCCACCTGGCGTCGCCGTCGTCCGGCTTCCTCACCGCCACCACCGTGGACATCGACGGTGGCGTGTGGCCGCGTTGA
- a CDS encoding heparinase II/III domain-containing protein, with the protein MAALRRIARERGGWWHAYVCPAHGVELDHGDLLAGVFPEGGARCAYGCRVDDEAVRGAWLVLSHQAWARHLRVLAHRKERAESVSRLVEYAGLYASLATERHGEAQSWMLRGRLFHQALTDAIWAVNVGHAVITLAEHSTEDLAPVLPLLDALEQAALDARDVLTGQGHLASNYTAWLNAAGVAASRGAAAARGSEWEGAGQWLEGEHGLYAHLRVAVADDGWEWEGSTYYHGFVLRAALLALRGTDPAAVPSDVVGVLAGMTDVLAAIATPGGILPALHDGPYLRGPLALEWLELVALAQQLVPSPALEAVAGRARAELGAHDDGLDRELDGWFAGPPLPQRPAPGPVTVFPTAGYAVLHHAGVHALLDFGPHGGSHGHRDKLSLYLYGDTTPWQPDPGQVPYAHAEFRDLYASTEAHPAFRVNGAEQAECTGRLLGSDGSSVTAEVTTAYEGVRAVRQVVLGDSYLVDLLTVRAEDERRLTAQLRPGVALDVQLQASGEVRTTWYGDETLHGWHTHTPGATVRPLSRPGPGAADDPQRVRTRVDFTAQSEKVTFASVYQAASAGPAVADVRLDGDGVLAVSLTDGSTARFRTED; encoded by the coding sequence GTGGCCGCGTTGAGGCGGATCGCCCGGGAGCGGGGCGGCTGGTGGCACGCGTACGTCTGCCCGGCGCACGGCGTGGAGCTCGACCACGGCGATCTGCTCGCCGGGGTGTTCCCCGAGGGCGGTGCGCGTTGTGCGTACGGCTGCCGGGTGGACGACGAGGCGGTGCGCGGCGCCTGGCTGGTGCTCTCGCACCAGGCGTGGGCGCGGCACCTGCGGGTGCTGGCCCACCGCAAGGAGCGCGCGGAGTCCGTGTCGCGGCTCGTGGAGTACGCGGGGCTGTACGCGTCGCTGGCCACCGAGCGGCACGGCGAGGCCCAGTCCTGGATGCTGCGCGGCAGGCTCTTCCACCAGGCGCTGACCGATGCCATCTGGGCGGTGAACGTCGGGCACGCCGTGATCACGCTCGCCGAGCACTCGACCGAGGACCTGGCCCCGGTGCTTCCGTTGCTGGACGCGCTGGAGCAGGCCGCTCTCGACGCCCGGGACGTGCTCACCGGCCAGGGCCACCTCGCCTCCAACTACACCGCGTGGCTCAACGCGGCCGGTGTGGCGGCGAGCCGGGGGGCCGCGGCGGCTCGTGGCAGCGAGTGGGAGGGCGCCGGGCAGTGGCTGGAGGGCGAGCACGGGCTGTACGCGCATCTGCGGGTCGCGGTCGCCGATGACGGCTGGGAGTGGGAGGGCAGCACCTACTACCACGGGTTCGTGCTGCGGGCCGCGCTGCTGGCGCTGCGGGGCACCGACCCCGCGGCGGTTCCGTCCGATGTGGTGGGTGTGCTGGCCGGGATGACGGATGTGCTGGCGGCGATCGCCACGCCGGGCGGCATCCTGCCGGCGCTGCACGACGGCCCGTATCTGCGTGGTCCGCTCGCCCTGGAGTGGCTCGAACTCGTCGCGCTTGCCCAGCAGTTGGTGCCGTCACCGGCGCTGGAGGCGGTGGCCGGGCGGGCCCGGGCCGAGCTCGGCGCGCACGACGACGGGCTCGACCGGGAGCTGGACGGCTGGTTCGCCGGTCCGCCGCTGCCGCAGCGCCCGGCGCCCGGTCCGGTCACGGTGTTCCCGACCGCCGGGTACGCGGTGCTGCACCACGCGGGCGTCCACGCGCTGCTGGACTTCGGTCCGCACGGCGGCTCCCACGGCCATCGCGACAAGTTGTCGCTGTATCTGTACGGCGACACCACTCCGTGGCAGCCCGATCCCGGTCAAGTGCCCTACGCACACGCAGAGTTCCGCGATCTGTACGCATCGACGGAGGCCCATCCGGCGTTCCGGGTGAACGGCGCCGAACAGGCCGAGTGCACCGGGCGGCTGCTCGGCTCGGACGGTTCGTCCGTCACCGCCGAGGTGACGACCGCGTACGAGGGTGTGCGTGCGGTGCGGCAAGTGGTGCTCGGTGACAGCTATCTGGTCGATCTGCTGACGGTGCGTGCCGAGGACGAGCGGCGCCTCACCGCGCAGCTCCGTCCCGGTGTCGCCCTGGACGTCCAGCTCCAGGCCTCGGGCGAGGTCCGCACCACCTGGTACGGCGACGAGACCCTGCACGGCTGGCACACCCACACCCCCGGCGCGACCGTGCGTCCGCTCTCCCGGCCGGGCCCGGGCGCGGCCGACGATCCGCAGCGCGTGCGCACCCGGGTCGACTTCACCGCGCAGTCGGAGAAGGTCACCTTCGCCTCGGTGTACCAGGCGGCGTCGGCCGGGCCCGCCGTGGCCGACGTACGCCTGGACGGTGACGGGGTGCTGGCGGTCTCGCTGACCGACGGCAGCACCGCACGGTTCCGGACGGAGGACTGA
- a CDS encoding SGNH/GDSL hydrolase family protein has product MSGRGPARRGVLTAAAGLAAVAATAPGAQAAESSSGGAGRSRWTTSWSTAQTAPTATDTVASAGLTDGTCIANVRLSAGGAVRLRYGHAFGTVPVLIGPVTAGGLPVTFGGRSQAWIAAGASLTSDPVAGLRAAEAARLTVETRLPGPTGPLSFHRNTHASHSVDGVRTTSVFLLTGVEVTGAHGPVVAVLGDSITEGVGTPDDADLRWPDQLARRLPGSAVANLGISGNRLLLDDARFGPGGQARFDRDVLSLPGLRTVLVHLGVNDLQQPPSQTDPARVLAGYRQLVLRARSAGLRVVGATIAPFGGWTRWTPELEAVRQRINAAVRTGRVFDAVVDFDAALRDPERPSLMLPTYDSSDGLHPNPSGHASLAAAVDRRHLL; this is encoded by the coding sequence GTGAGCGGGCGGGGACCCGCGAGACGCGGGGTACTGACGGCGGCGGCCGGTCTGGCGGCGGTCGCGGCCACGGCGCCGGGGGCGCAGGCGGCCGAATCGTCGAGCGGCGGAGCGGGCCGGTCGCGCTGGACGACATCCTGGTCCACCGCGCAGACAGCGCCCACCGCCACGGACACGGTGGCGAGCGCCGGCCTGACCGACGGCACATGCATCGCGAACGTGCGGCTGTCCGCGGGCGGAGCCGTCCGGCTGCGCTACGGGCACGCCTTCGGCACGGTCCCGGTCCTCATCGGCCCGGTGACGGCGGGCGGCCTGCCGGTGACATTCGGCGGGCGGAGCCAGGCGTGGATCGCCGCGGGCGCCTCGCTGACCAGTGACCCGGTCGCCGGACTGCGTGCCGCCGAGGCCGCGCGGCTGACGGTGGAGACCCGGCTCCCCGGTCCCACCGGGCCGCTGTCCTTCCACCGCAACACCCATGCCTCGCACTCCGTCGACGGCGTGCGCACCACCTCCGTGTTCCTGCTGACGGGCGTCGAGGTGACGGGCGCGCACGGGCCGGTGGTCGCGGTACTGGGCGACTCCATCACGGAGGGCGTCGGCACCCCCGACGACGCCGATCTGCGCTGGCCCGACCAGCTGGCCAGGCGGCTTCCCGGTTCGGCCGTCGCCAATCTCGGCATCAGCGGCAACCGGCTGCTGCTGGACGACGCCCGGTTCGGGCCGGGCGGGCAGGCGCGGTTCGACCGCGATGTGCTGTCGCTGCCCGGGCTGCGCACCGTACTCGTCCATCTCGGCGTCAACGATCTCCAGCAGCCGCCGAGCCAGACCGATCCGGCGCGCGTCCTGGCCGGGTACCGGCAGCTGGTGCTGCGCGCCCGCAGCGCCGGGCTGCGGGTGGTCGGCGCGACCATCGCCCCGTTCGGCGGCTGGACCCGCTGGACACCCGAGCTCGAAGCGGTGCGGCAGCGGATCAACGCGGCGGTGCGCACCGGCCGGGTCTTCGACGCCGTCGTCGACTTCGACGCGGCACTGCGCGACCCGGAACGTCCGTCCCTGATGCTGCCCACGTACGACAGCAGCGACGGACTCCACCCCAACCCTTCCGGCCATGCCTCGCTGGCAGCGGCCGTCGACCGCCGACACCTCCTGTGA
- a CDS encoding carbohydrate ABC transporter permease, producing the protein MATTELHRPGVAEKDRPRTKGKPLSVGRIALYLTLSVVSLLMVAPFVWMVLTSLKTPVEIASQDAGLLPEHWEFGNYVDALKAAPFATYARNSFIIAFSHTLINVVVASMAGYSLARIKFRGSEVIFYLFIAALMIPTYTKVLPEFLIVRFMPLAGGNDIFGQGGSGWLDSWWALIIPGAVTPFAVFLFRQFYLDLPVELEEAARLDGLGEFRIYARIMTPQVKPALTTVALLTFESSWNNFLWPLLVTRTDSLRVIQVGLSVFKTENGPQWHFLMAGTTLATLPMVILFLIGQRYFVQGFATAGLK; encoded by the coding sequence GTGGCCACAACTGAGCTTCACAGGCCCGGGGTTGCGGAGAAGGACCGGCCCCGGACGAAGGGCAAGCCGCTCTCCGTCGGCCGGATCGCGCTCTATCTGACGCTCAGCGTCGTCTCGCTGCTGATGGTGGCACCGTTCGTCTGGATGGTCCTCACCTCGCTCAAGACCCCGGTGGAGATCGCCTCCCAGGACGCCGGGCTGCTGCCGGAACACTGGGAGTTCGGGAACTATGTCGACGCACTGAAGGCGGCGCCGTTCGCGACGTACGCGCGCAACAGCTTCATCATCGCGTTCAGTCACACCCTCATCAATGTGGTCGTGGCGTCGATGGCCGGGTACTCGCTGGCGCGGATCAAGTTCCGGGGCAGCGAGGTCATCTTCTACCTCTTCATCGCCGCGCTGATGATCCCCACGTACACCAAGGTGCTGCCGGAGTTCCTGATCGTCCGCTTCATGCCGCTGGCCGGCGGGAACGACATCTTCGGCCAGGGCGGCAGCGGCTGGCTGGACTCCTGGTGGGCGCTCATCATTCCCGGCGCCGTCACTCCGTTCGCGGTCTTTCTCTTCCGCCAGTTCTATCTGGACCTTCCGGTGGAACTGGAGGAGGCGGCCAGGCTCGACGGTCTCGGCGAGTTCCGGATCTACGCCCGGATCATGACGCCGCAGGTCAAGCCCGCGCTCACCACCGTGGCGCTGCTGACCTTCGAGTCGTCGTGGAACAACTTCCTCTGGCCACTGCTGGTGACCCGTACGGACAGCCTGCGGGTGATCCAGGTGGGACTCTCCGTCTTCAAGACGGAGAACGGCCCCCAGTGGCACTTCCTGATGGCCGGCACCACGCTGGCCACCCTGCCCATGGTCATTCTCTTCCTCATCGGCCAGCGCTACTTCGTGCAGGGCTTCGCGACCGCCGGCCTCAAGTGA